Part of the Trichoderma asperellum chromosome 1, complete sequence genome is shown below.
TACATACGGCCACCAAGAGCCCCATCCAATGCTATTGTAGATAGAAGTACGAAGAGTAGCTGCCGATGACGAAGCTGAATCCAAAATATCTACTAGATTCGACGCTGTTTGCTGAGCATGGACCAGTCGTTCTTGGTGACCTTCATGCTGAATCAGTAGAGAATCGGCTAGTCCTTCAAGCCTCTTCATATCCTACCATTTATACATCAGATATTCCCAATCCTCGATTAAATTTGGCCAAATCTATCCAACTTACTGTCTCtattttctcttgtctcaatgcaacagctgctgctatggATTGTGAAATTTCCTACCCAATTGCAGTCAGAGGAAAAAATGTTCAATGGGGAGAGGAAGGCTCCTCACAATTTCTCTATGTAAAGATGTAGATGAGGTAACTGCTGCAGCGAGTGCAGATAAAATAACATCCACTTCAGTGGTAATTCGTTGCGTAGCCTCTTGTAAAGCAGACTCGTGTGAAGATACCAAGTCATGGTTCTGGGTTTGCGTCACGTCGACTAGCATTGCGAGTAGTATTTGCAAATTCTTGGCGTCTTCGAGTCCGTGAACGATAAAGTCTGTTGACCGCTGCCAGTTCTGTCAGCACCTTTAGTCTATTTTTGTCTGCGAAAAATATACCTGAACTCTTTGAACAATTTGCTCCCTGAAAAACGTGTCTAGTTCAGTAAAACCATTTTTTAAGTCGCTCATCTGGGGCTTTAGGTTGGCCGTGGCAGTTTCGACTTCTTGAAACATTTGATTCAGCGATCGAAATCGCTGCcccatctcttcttcaagctgaGTAGTCAGTCTTGCGAGGATATCAACTAGTCTCTGGTGAAGCCGGACATTTTGATCTAAGTCCGAATTAGCGAAGTTCCTTCCTACCTAGTAGGATGCCAATATATCTACCCTTCGCATTATCTGCACGAGCGGCCTCGCAAAATCGTAGTGTTTTATGGCGATAGCTCACCCAGGTGTTCCATGCTGAATCTGATTGTGCTAGGCCTTCAAGGCAGTAGTCAATCTCTGTCGTCGTTACATGCAGCTGTGGCTTAGTCGGTGGAGCGATTCGTGCCAGGGTTGACTCTTGAAACTTGGAACAAACAGAGGGAATGGCGAAACTACCCCTTTGTAGGTCACATATAGCTAAGCTTGCAGCATATGAGTCAACAAAGTCTCTAGCAGCTCTTCCGCTGTCAGTCAATATTGTTGCATCATCTCGTCCGTCGAGTAACTGGCAGTTATTGACCAAAAGACGAGCTGCAATACGGTGACATAGGGGCTCTGATTCCAATTCTTGTAATTCATCCAGCGCCGTGGAATACATCGCAGGCAGCTTTGAGGATTCTAATACGGAAGTGCGAGCCAGGTGCTCTCTGGAAGACGATGGGCCTGTAGAGCTGCTAAGGCCTAGACTCAGGTTAGAGATGATGATTTACATAGAGAGAGGTGGGTAAAACTTGCTGCTTATCCGCTTGTTACCTCCCCATGAGAAGCTTCGCACTCCATTAGAAAATATTAGAATGATTTGAAAActccaaaaaataaaagccagCGCTGGGGCCATCTTCCACTAGCAACCAGTCGAGTTGCCTGTACCTCGCAGATACGGCCCTACAAAGACAAAAGGGGCTGAGTGTTGAAGAAATTGAGGCCCTTGGTCAGGGTGTGGATAGATTTATCTTTCGAATCGGGCCTTGATATAGCTGTGAAGTTGTGGCGAAGATTATCAGAAAGTAGTTCGAAGAGTGGCTTTCGGCGATATATGAGATAGATCCAGTGACAGGCTGCAGATGGCTCGCATTGTTTGTGCATGGATGCCGGTTGTTGTTCTCTCAATTGGTTCTGCTTGCGAGTTTGTCAACTCTGATTTCTA
Proteins encoded:
- a CDS encoding uncharacterized protein (EggNog:ENOG41~SECRETED:SignalP(1-24)); protein product: MAPALAFIFWSFQIILIFSNGVRSFSWGGNKRISSLSSSTGPSSSREHLARTSVLESSKLPAMYSTALDELQELESEPLCHRIAARLLVNNCQLLDGRDDATILTDSGRAARDFVDSYAASLAICDLQRGSFAIPSVCSKFQESTLARIAPPTKPQLHVTTTEIDYCLEGLAQSDSAWNTWVSYRHKTLRFCEAARADNAKDQNVRLHQRLVDILARLTTQLEEEMGQRFRSLNQMFQEVETATANLKPQMSDLKNGFTELDTFFREQIVQRVQRSTDFIVHGLEDAKNLQILLAMLVDVTQTQNHDLVSSHESALQEATQRITTEVDVILSALAAAVTSSTSLHREIEISQSIAAAVALRQEKIETDMKRLEGLADSLLIQHEGHQERLVHAQQTASNLVDILDSASSSAATLRTSIYNSIGWGSWWPYVFCPLTSLVVGSYGLPPSATRNFMLISLGEIAGFVVSIAKHYGNDIHTAFTSYKKVPLQTNSTIALDEVMFSNDDFLNGETWRLRFNRNV